In Oryza sativa Japonica Group chromosome 3, ASM3414082v1, one DNA window encodes the following:
- the LOC4333888 gene encoding uncharacterized protein codes for MAFWQARDFLFCGVCGTLLKFDSVRSASCPLCGFKRKAKDIEGKETRYTVTAEDIRRELKLDPYVILETTLKEEDVIVERATVNKECEKCKNPELQYYTKQLRSADEGQTVFYKCANCRHEFNENQ; via the exons atggcctTCTGGCAGGCGCGGGACTTCCTCTTCTGCGGCGTGTGCGGCACCCTCCTCAAATTCGACTCCGTCCGCTCCGCCTCCTGCCCCCTCTGCGGCTTCAAGCGCAAGGCCAAAG ATATCGAAGGGAAGGAGACGCGGTACACGGTCACGGCTGAG GATATTAGAAGAGAGCTAAAACTTGATCCATATGTGATTCTTGAAACAACACTGAAGGAGGAAGACGTAATTGTCGAAAGAGCTACA GTAAATAAAGAGTGTGAAAAATGCAAAAATCCTGAACTTCAGTATTACACCAAGCAG TTACGGTCAGCAGATGAGGGGCAAACTGTTTTCTATAAGTGCGCAAACTGCAGGCATGAGTTCAATGAGAACCAGTAG
- the LOC4333889 gene encoding probable serine/threonine protein kinase IREH1: MRRESTRRAPRPTGRVLLLLGSSPLSSLYICGLVPTTTLSLSLSLSPCGLAVSLARPPPPPVRPNASPAGGEEMVFKGRFFSSRHKSSESSSPTDGSNSPRTPTSAPPAAGSPAAASSSSSSRSDKKKPKSETPRKRDKLFGGSASGSAASKGGAGAAPASASSSPSADGRKAAAAQLRDGGAGGASAAALSPILASSLGLNRIKTRSGPLPQEGHRIAAALGSSNLSRGQAQADPSAASAGGGGGGGRKAGSSWADSTSGSRGKGKAAEHPARGATATSLEGKSSAKVKPNALRNHSGDLRTPTHIPDNVCAYDPCETPKESESPRFKAIMQATSAPRKRVPADIKSFSHELNSKGVRPFPFWKPRGIYNLKEVLKVIQVRFEKAKEEVNSDLAVFAGDLVGVMEKYADSHPEWKETLEDLLILARSCCVMTPGEFWLQCEGIVQDLDDHRQELPMGVLKKLYTRMLFILTRCTRLLQFHKESGFAEDEVVMDQRDKIIQSADRQILAQPGDDTTTRGSKSDVRKSYSQEQHNLKWKRSQEIKPVKFLSPLDTTDVKKEVESPTRERISSWKPFPSPVPKPPKDPTPIKEESPNKKTDTPPAVSSQAELNSPVESTSHQSLPPKHQHKTSWGHWSDQPNISEEGSIMCRICEEYVPTHYVENHSAICASADRCDQKGVSVDERLIRVAEALEKLVESYTQKDLPNAVGSPDVAKVSNSSINEESDGPSPKLSDWSRRGSADMLDYLQEADSTISLDDIKNLPSMTCKTRFGPKSDHGMATSSAGSMTPRSPLTTPRSNHIDMLLAGRSAINESDDLPQIVELADIARCIATTPLDEERALSLLVTCIEDLQEIVNRRKHEALTVQTFGTRIEKLHREKYLLLCDSVDMDKVDSASTVMDEEDDVVRSLRASPVHPVKDRTSIDDFEIIKPISRGAFGRVFLAKKRTTGDLFAIKVLRKADMIRKNAVESILAERDILITVRNPFVVRFFYSFTSRENLYLVMEYLNGGDLYSLLRNLGCLDEDVARIYLAEVVLALEYLHSMHIVHRDLKPDNLLIAHDGHIKLTDFGLSKVGLINSTDDLSGPAVSGSSLYGDDEPQMSEFEEMDHRARRQKRSAVGTPDYLAPEILLGTGHGTSADWWSVGVILFELIVGIPPFNAEHPQTIFDNILNRKIPWPHVPEEMSSEAQDLIDKLLTEDPHQRLGANGASEVKQHQFFKDISWDTLARQKAAFVPSSDSAFDTSYFTSRYSWNPSDENIYEAYEFEDSSDNGSLSGSSSCVSNHQDDMGDESSGFTEFESSSNVNYSFSNFSFKNLSQLVSINYDLLTKGLKDDPPTKSET; this comes from the exons ATGAGGAGGGAGAgcacgcgccgcgcgccccgaCCGACCGGccgagtcctcctcctcctcggctcctctcctctctcctctctctacaTCTGCGGCCTTGTCCCCACTACcacgctctccctctctctctctctctctccttgtgGACTCGCAGTCTCGCTCGCTCGGCCGCCCCCACCACCTGTTCGACCGAACGCCTccccggcgggcggcgaggagatGGTGTTCAAGGGGAGGTTCTTCTCGTCCCGGCACAAGTCGTCGGAGTCGTCGAGCCCCACGGACGGGAGCAACAGCCCGCGGACGCCCacctccgcgccgcccgcggcggggtcgccggcggcggcgtcgtcgtcgtcgtcgtccagatCCGACAAGAAGAAGCCCAAATCGGAGACCCCCAGGAAGCGCGACAAGCTCTTCGGCGGCTCCGCGTCCGGGTCCGCCGCCTCCAAgggcggcgcgggggcggcgccTGCGTCGGCCTCGTCGAGCCCGTCGGCGGACGGGAGgaaggccgccgcggcgcagctTCGGGATgggggcgcgggcggggcgtcggcggcggcgctgtcgcCCATCCTGGCGTCCTCGCTGGGCCTCAACCGGATTAAGACGAGATCCGGGCCCCTGCCGCAGGAGGGGCACCGCATCGCTGCCGCGCTCGGGAGCAGTAATCTATCGCGTGGGCAGGCGCAGGCGGACCCGTCGGCTGCatcggctggcggcggcggcggcggcgggaggaaggctgGAAGCTCATGGGCAGATTCGACCAGTGGCAGCCGGGGGAAAGGGAAAGCGGCCGAACATCCAGCGCGGGGCGCCACAGCAACGAGCCTGGAAGGAAAGAGCTCTGCAAAAG TTAAACCGAATGCATTGCGGAACCATTCTGGAGATTTGAGGACTCCAACTCACATACCAGATAATGTG TGTGCATATGATCCCTGTGAAACACCAAAGGAATCGGAATCTCCACGCTTTAAGGCCATCATGCAGGCTACCAGTGCTCCAAGGAAGAGAGTCCCTGCagatataaaaagtttttcGCATGAGTTGAACTCCAAGGGGGTCCGACCATTCCCTTTTTGGAAGCCTCGGGGCATTTACAACTTGAAG GAGGTGTTAAAAGTTATTCAGGTGAGATTTGAGAAAGCAAAGGAGGAGGTAAATTCAGATTTGGCAGTATTTGCAGGAGACTTGGTTGGTGTAATGGAAAAGTACGCAGATTCTCATCCTGAGTGGAAGGAAACTTTGGAAGATTTGCTCATACTTGCACGTAGCTGCTGTGTAATGACACCGGGGGAGTTTTGGCTTCAATGTGAAGGCATAGTGCAAGATTTAGATGATCATCGTCAGGAGCTCCCAATGGGTGTGCTGAAGAAACTGTACACTCGGATGCTTTTTATCCTTACGAGATGTACAAGATTGCTTCAATTTCACAAAGAGAGTGGCTTTGCGGAGGATGAAGTTGTTATGGATCAACGTGATAAGATCATACAATCTGCTGATAGGCAGATATTGGCTCAACCAGGTGATGACACTACAACCAGAGGCAGCAAAAGTGATGTACGAAAATCGTACAGTCAAGAGCAACATAATTTAAAATGGAAGAGAAGCCAGGAGATAAAGCCTGTTAAGTTTCTTTCACCGCTTGATACAACAGATGTTAAAAAGGAGGTTGAGTCTCCAACCAGGGAGCGTATATCTTCCTGGAAACCTTTTCCATCACCTGTCCCAAAACCCCCTAAAGACCCTACCCCTATTAAAGAGGAATCACCTAATAAGAAAACAGATACACCCCCTGCAGTTAGTAGCCAGGCTGAATTGAACAGTCCAGTGGAATCTACATCACATCAATCTCTTCCTCCCAAGCATCAACACAAAACTTCATGGGGTCACTGGTCTGACCAGCCAAATATTTCTGAAGAAGGTTCAATAATGTGTCGCATATGTGAAGAATATGTCCCTACTCATTATGTAGAAAATCACTCAGCAATATGTGCAAGTGCTGACAGATGTGATCAAAAAGGTGTAAGCGTTGATGAACGTCTAATTAGAGTTGCTGAAGCACTTGAAAAGTTGGTAGAATCTTATACACAAAAAGACCTTCCAAATGCTGTTGGCAGTCCAGATGTTGCAAAAGTATCAAATTCAAGCATCAATGAAGAATCTGATGGCCCCTCTCCAAAACTCTCTGATTGGTCTAGAAGAGGCTCAGCTGATATGCTTGACTACCTCCAGGAGGCTGATAGCACTATTTCACTGGATGACATAAAAAACCTTCCTTCCATGACATGTAAGACTCGTTTTGGGCCAAAATCTGATCATGGAATGGCTACATCTTCAGCAGGAAGTATGACCCCTAGATCTCCACTAACAACTCCAAGATCTAATCACATAGACATGCTTTTAGCTGGCCGAAGTGCAATTAATGAGAGCGATGATCTTCCTCAG ATTGTTGAACTTGCTGATATTGCGCGGTGCATTGCAACTACTCCTCTAGATGAAGAAAGGGCACTCTCCCTATTGGTTACCTGCATAGAAGATCTGCAAGAAATTGTCAATCGTAGGAAGCATGAGGCTCTCACGGTGCAGACATTTGGCACACGTATAGAAAAACTCCACCG GGAGAAGTACCTACTGCTTTGTGATTCGGTTGATATGGACAAAGTTGATTCAGCGAGTACTGTAAtggatgaagaagatgatgttGTCCGTAGCTTACGAGCTAGTCCTGTTCACCCAGTCAAGGATCGTACTTCGATTGATGACTTCGAAATCATTAAACCTATCAGCCGTGGAGCATTTGGACGTGTTTTCTTGGCCAAGAAAAGAACTACAGGAGACCTCTTTGCTATAAAG GTATTAAGGAAGGCAGATATGATTCGGAAAAATGCTGTTGAGAGTATATTGGCTGAACGTGATATCTTGATTACAGTGAGGAATCCTTTTGTG GTTCGTTTCTTCTATTCTTTTACCTCCCGGGAAAATTTGTATCTAGTCATGGAGTACCTGAATGGAGGGGACCTGTATTCTCTACTGAGAAATTTAGGGTGCTTGGATGAAGATGTTGCTCGTATATACCTTGCAGAAGTT GTGCTAGCTTTGGAATATTTGCACTCTATGCACATAGTTCATAGAGATCTTAAACCTGACAACTTATTGATAGCTCATGACGGGCATATAAAG TTGACAGATTTTGGGTTGTCCAAGGTTGGTCTGATCAACAGCACGGATGATCTATCTGGTCCTGCTGTTAGCGGGTCTTCGTTGTATGGAGATGATGAACCTCAGATGAGCGAATTTGAGGAAATGGATCACCGAGCACGGAGACAAAAGCGCTCTGCTGTCGGAACTCCTGATTATTTAGCACCGGAAATCCTTTTGGGGACAGGACATG GTACTAGTGCTGATTGGTGGTCTGTGGGTGTTATACTTTTTGAATTAATTGTTGGAATACCTCCATTCAACGCAGAACACCCCCAG ACAATTTTCGACAACATTCTGAACCGCAAAATACCTTGGCCACATGTCCCAGAAGAGATGAGTTCTGAAGCTCAGGATCTAATTGACAA ATTATTGACAGAAGACCCTCACCAACGGCTAGGTGCAAATGGCGCCTCTGAG GTTAAGCAGCATCAATTTTTTAAAGACATTAGCTGGGATACCCTTGCTAGGCAAAAG GCTGCCTTTGTCCCCTCCTCAGATAGTGCATTTGACACGAGCTACTTCACCAGCCGTTATTCTTGGAATCCATCGGACGAAAACATCTATGAAGCATACGAATTTGAGGATTCCAGTGATAATGGAAGCCTTAGTGGCAGCAGTAGCTGTGTGAGCAATCACCAAGATGATATG GGGGATGAGTCTAGTGGCTTCACTGAGTTTGAATCTAGCTCAAATGTCAACTATTCTTTCAGCAATTTCTCATTCAAG AATCTATCACAACTTGTCTCTATCAATTACGATTTGCTCACCAAAGGATTGAAGGATGATCCACCAACGAAATCTGAGACGTAG